The following nucleotide sequence is from Trifolium pratense cultivar HEN17-A07 linkage group LG2, ARS_RC_1.1, whole genome shotgun sequence.
tGTCTATAAGACTGTAACTAATatacttttaattgtttttgttgtgtttctGTATCAGTGCAATAGATCCAAAAATACACCttgataaaaacaacaaaacatagCTCCCTACCTCTTAAAGAACAATTTGCAAAATTATGTAAGATAAAACCTTAAACAATTACCATCACTCCCATCTGCAAAAACTCGGTATACTTTATTGATGCCAAACAAAAAATTCCATCATAAAGCTCATTAGCAACCTGCCATTGACTAAATTTACATGATTAAATACTCTTATGTaccaaaataaatgacttagTTAACCAATACgacatattaaaaaaacataaaaatgaatgaaagagaaagaaaagtacCTCTACTAAAGTAGTCATATAATATGTGTTGGTGTATTCACAGAAGGATAATGCTTAATATCGCGAATTAGTATGTATATGACGACAATATTACGAGCTAGCAATGTCAAATTACATAGTTGAAGGCTTAAACATTTTACCCATTATctgagtgtttttattttttggcaaaAGCGAGATTTAATTGGTTAGTTGATGTTGAAAATTTGTATTCAGTAAGAAATTTGTTtgtaagaaagagaaaaaaaaattctatacaTTTTCAAATTATAACTATTCTCTTCTCCATGAATAATTAGCCAATTTTTAATTGGTCAAATTTCCTTTTTATGGATTATAAATATTTCCAACTCAatgttcataatttttttattaagtaaatattattttaatggaAATCATTTATCACCAACTTTGAGTTAAGTtaccaaatgttagttggttcaatgatgattgacactgaacttaGTAGGGAGAACAacagttcgatccccacaactgcatttgggaggaaACTGAAACCAGTTGATGCCAGAACTCACCCCGAACTCTAGACTACTAGGAATTAGaggatgaaaataaaaataaaataaaaaaaactttgagtTAAGTTGAAAATCCATGGATCctaaatttaatatatgaatCCAAGATAGCGCTAACAAAAAAGTCGTCACCTACATAAAtgttacaagttttttttttttttacgaacagAAATGTTACAAGTTAGTAAGTAAAAAGTAAGTAAAAACGAATGTTATATGATAgaccaaactttttttttttacatgagaCCCCAATTCATCCATatttaatgttcataaataaaCTCCTTCTATTACAGACccaactatattttttacagCACCCAAAAATAACTCCAAATTGAATGTCCAATATTTACCGCAACTATGCATTAgaatttagatttagatttagattttatttgacCCCTGTCGCACCATTTTCTACAAATCAGATTTAATCACACCTctgtaaagaagaagaagaagaagaaatgcaGCGACCGAGAATTTCATCACCGACGGATACAATCAGCACTTTACCGGACGAAATCCTTTGCCGAATTCTCTCTTTCCTCACAACCAAACAATCAGTTGCAACAACCGTTTTGTCCAAACGGTGGACTCATCTATGGCACCATGTTCCCGTTCTTCACTTCCCTAACATCACAATCAACACCGTCGAATCCAATTTCCGTTTCAACGAATCTGTTTACTCCGTTTTAACCTCTCGCGACACCGCCGCAGCCTCTCATTTCATAGACACTTTCCATCTCGATATTCAATACGGTAATTCTCATCTTGCTTATAATTTAGGGTTTCCCAATCTCACCAAATGGATCAACCTCGTTGTTCAACGTAAACTTAAATATCTTCATTTCAATCTCCATGTGCCACTTCCTTATAATTTTGTTGGTTTTCCATATCACCCAAAATTGCCTGTTAGTATCTTCACCTGTAGAACACTTGTAAGTCTTAATCTCCGTTGGTTTCGTGTCGagggtttttctttttcttcgaATGGATTTCAATTTCCCTCACTCAAAACTCTTCATTTGAGATTCGTTAAGTTTTCAGAAGTTCGAGATTTTATGTTGCTTTTAACTGGATGTCCAATTCTTGAGGATTTGAAAGCTTCTCATATATACTTCTTTTGTGCCGAAGATTCTGTTACTGTTCAAGAGTTTAAGAGATTAACCTTACCTAAATTGATTAGAGCTGATGTGAGTCAATGTTGGTGTTCGTGTTATATGGCGAAAGCACTTTCTACTTCGGTGTCTCTCTGCATAGAAACATCCTGGTTGTTGTGCACAAAAGACTACAGAGTTTACAAGGTTTGTTTTATTATGGATATCATGCTCATGCATGCTATCTCAATCTATATATGTAGCGCACACATTTCATATTGAAGACATGTGTTTAACACGCCGACATATGCATTCTATTTTTCTCACATTATTACTACTCTTGACGTGTAGTAGTGCTTCGTAGATCTCAATCTATGTATATAGCGCGCACATTTCATATTGAAGACGTGTGGTGTTTGATCGTGTTTAACACGCCGACATATGCATTCTATTTTTCTCACATTATTATTACTCTTGGCGTGTAGTAGTACTTCATATATCTCAATCGAATATAATACACTGATTGAATGAGATGGGTGGATCTTGAATGATTTTGTTGGGTGTGCTGAAAAAAGGAAATGGTTTAATATAATTCATTAGTTAATTGGTAATATGTATGTGTATATATAAACCGTATTAAAAATCAGACATAAAAAATAGGTTGTTTCAATGGCTAACAATGTTTGCTTATTACCTTGATGGCCTCGGTTCGAGTCCCTCAATGTCTatgtttttgaataaaaatacaataaaaaataaaaaaaggtatCTGAGGGGTGCAAATATCATGTAATTAATTCTCGCgtaatatattatataagatATCTGAGGGGTGCCGCGGCTCCTTCCCGCCCCAATGAAGATCTGCCCTCATGGAAAacaaaaatgtgatttttttttttttttttgcaattttgccTTGATTTGATAGTATGTCTTTGTACATAATTTAGGTGAATAAACTGAAGCCGCCTTCTGATGACATTCCCATCTTTCATAATTTAACGCACTTGAAGCTCCACAATAATTGGGATTTGGTACTACAAGTACTCCACCATTGCCCCAAGCTTCAAAATCTTCAACTTTATCAGGTTTGTTAAGTTTAAGAATCATGTTCAGTTTATCTTTTCTTCAATCAcctttatgttttgttttattttattttatgtgtacTATTAATAGGGGTTATACGAGGCAATGttgaatgaagaagatgatcaAGAAAATTGGGTGGAACCAAAACTTGTTCCCCAATGCCTTTCATCATACCTTAGAACTTGTACTATTCAACACTTATCAGGCCCAAAATTTGAACTCATGTTAgccaaatatattttgaaaaatgcaaGACTTTTGCAAACCATGACAATCTGGACCACAAGGGAACTGCCTGAAATTGAAAGGAAGTTGTCCCCATGCCCAAAGGCCTCTGCAACATGTCAACTTTCATTTATGGATAGCGTATAGACTATGTAAGTAGTAGTTTCTCTATCATGCTTGTCGTTTCATTTGCTTCTACCCTAGCATGATTTGGTAGTTTGAACTATGTGCTATTATGAAGTTCCGGACTTTGTTTCACTACACAAGTTAAGGAAAAATCATCTATAAATGATTTAGTTAGGACCGGTCTACCTGTTgttgatttatttattgaaCATGTTTATGACATCAATTAGATCAGTGCTTATCCATTTTCTGGGCAGTTGTATGCGGAATTCAGATTTAACGCCAAGTGTTTTAAGAACCATggtattaaataaatattatgttATTGTGATCTAGGCCACAACATCAAGGTTCTGTTATTGAGGCCGCACCAACCGCATTTGACTGCGGTTCTTTGCAATAACAAAGATTGCGACACAATCATGACCATTATCCCAACAACATTTTAAAACACCTTTCCAATGAAGCTTTTTCCTTTTATGCACTTTCGAAGCAAACAAAAAGGAAATTGATTAAGTAAGGTTAATGGAACTTTCACTGTGGTAATCCGTGAATTTGTTGTCTCACTGAAATATGTCATGTTATTTTCCTAACTGTTTATACGTCAGCTTTTCTAACTGTTTATACGTCAGCAGGAATtgcattagttttttttttccttcttttgaGGAATGAAACTGCATTAGCTTTAATTCTCATTGGAAGGTAAAGATTCTGTAGTCTCATTTGAAGTTAGTGAAATAAGTATTATATGGGAAGATTGActtaaaaattattgaatttatGCAATTCAATCAACatgtaacattttttattttgtgtgcaGATTTGAGCCTCAGGAAACGGCTGAGTCTTGGTGGTTACTTGAAAGGAGAAAGACAGGCTTTTGACGATTTCACACTGATGCATGATTTAGCACTGATTAGGAACACCATGTATATAGAATGCCCAAAACTTCACCTCTCTATCTGCGATCTCTCTCTCGCTCACCTTTCAGCTTCAAATATTGGAATACTCCTGATTAAATGTTTTCTTTATATTCTCTCCCACTTTCAGTCTTGCCCTAAATTTTTCCCTTTCCATCTCTTTCGCCGGCGAGAAAAAATGGTGGAAGATCTGCCTTTGCATTCTCACATTGTATATCATGGCAATCCTCTGAATCCATTTAAGATATTAAACCTTGTACTTAGCCGTAATTCCGCTGCCTTGTTATTTTTTGCTAgacaataataaaatagtagctCCCCCATCTGAAACAATCCATTGTTAATAAGCTTGGATTTTGCACTGCATCTATAGCCATTAGAATCCATGTCTTCCATGCCTAGGACAAAAGCCAATGAGTTTTGTGAACTATCAGAAGATCTTTAGCTAAACATAGTGACAACAATCCAGTACTGCAGCTGTTCCACTTAGACTGACCCTCTTAATGTTGCTTTGAAATCCAAACTTGTTAATGCATGGTGTGAGAGGGAGAATGGAACAATTTGACACAAAGATGTAAATGCTCTTAAGATGTATAGTGTTTCGAAAGAAGAACCACCAAATTCAACTCTGTTTTTAGTAAAATACCAGGGGGAGCTCATGAACAACTGCTTCTGGCATGCAAACCTCAACTCCAATATCAGATCTTTCCAGTACTTTTGTCTTTGGAATCAAAGTCTATGGTTTCTTGGTCAAATTTTCACAATTGCAAGTGTTCCTTGAAATGGGAGTGCGACTCTAAATTATTATCAAGAGACAAATATAACAGACATGGTCAAGAAAATAATGTTATGACTGCTGATGATTCTGTCACATGGACGTGTAACTATATGAATAACTTTCTGTTTTTTCTTCCTTAAAAGAAACAAAGTATTTGTAACAAATAGGAAATTTCCATTTGCAACCTAAACTGGATTACAATAACGATGGAGTCTTCTTGTTAAAGTGATTAAGATAAGATATTGCAAGGTAAAGTAacgttttagggttttagggtttaacGGTATaaggattttaaaattaagaatctAATACCAAGTCATCAATATCAAGATTTGTCCTGGCGGTAAGGAATTTAGGTTATTTAAGTAAGTAAAGTAAGTGGTTATTTAAGTAAGTGTCTTTCTAACTGAGTTTTTGAAGCCACTAGGTTTAATCCAGTGGTTAGAGATTTGGGCAgtataggtcctgggttcgattccAGACAAAGAAAGAAAGTAAGTGATGACTATTAAGGGGATATTAGACTTTTATTTAGTTACAAATATAGTAATAAATTATATTCCATCGGTCCTATTTTATGAGAtctattttgactaaatgtactattcatatgtcttgttttgaccgtatttttttaaatgtgtataaatataaatattactccctccattttatAAGGAGTATCATATGTTTCGActttcgatgaatatttttaaaatatcaagtttttataatttttaccaatagaaaattaaagatattcgtaatcaaaattatttattaacatGCCAATgagtttttatattatattttgggacggaggaagtaaaTATTTGTCTAGCTCGGACTcatattctttttctttgtttttttacaaataaCCCCATTCTTTTATTTATCAACATaccatattcttttttttttagcttgaAACATACACCTACACATAACATCGAATAAAACAACCCCACTTCTTCTCACCAACAACATTTCCTTATCCAGAGAGAGAAACCAACCAGAATGGAAAACCCCATTGTCAAAACCCTCCAATACTGGCTAGTCTACCATCCAAAAATCCTAAACTTCACATGGAACCCTCCTCAAACCCCAGCCTCATCCCCACTATTCCTCTTTCTCTCCATAGCCACTTATCTCTCCCTCACTCTCCTTCTTCTCTTCCCTCTCCCACCTTTCCCACCTCACTTCCTCAAACCCTTCACAGCACTTCATAACCTCACTCTCTCCATCCTCTCCCTCACTATGGCTATTGGCACCTCCCTCACCATCTTAACTCACACCCCCAATCTCCACTCCACCATCTGTTTCCCTATTCACACCCCTCCAACTGGGCCACTCTTCTTTTGGGCTTACATCTTCTACCTCTCTAAATTCCTTGAATTCATAGACACTCTTTTCATCATCCTCTCTAGATCAATCAAACGTCTCTCCTTCCTCCACGTGTACCATCATTCTACCGTTCCAATCATGTGCTATCTTTGGCTCAATTCTTCTCAGTCATTATTCCCAATCGCTCTTCTAACTAACTCCTCCGTCCACGTCATCATGTACTCTTACTATTTTCTCACCGCAGTCGGAATTCGACCGCCGTGGAAACGCGCCGTCACGGATTGTCAGATTGTTCAGTTTGTTTTCAGTTTCGCTGTCTCCGGTGTCATGCTTTATTACCACTTTGGAtccggtggtggtggtggatgCTCTGGGATGAAGGCTTGGTGCTTCAATGCTGTTTTTAATGCTTCTCTTTTGGTTCTTTTTCTTGATTTTCATCTCAAGAGTTATGCTAATTCTAAGAAGAAACGTActtaatttgattaattaattaattgtttgattttgttttgttccttTTGTTTTCTATGGATTTGACGGTTGATATTGTTTATAGTTGACTTTGTTAATGTGTAATTTGAATTGTCCGATCTTTAATTAACGTCTCCGAAGCTGCGAAACTATTCGGTTCattttcaacacaattcaaGCGACACATTTTGGTCGTTGCACATGCTCTATaattcttaatgctttatagtTGACTTTAGTTAATCCATATCCGGTTTTGAACACAGTTGTGAGTGTCAAgcttaaacctttttttttttttagtagtgtCAACTTGTTAGATACACATTGCTGGATGTGTTGGATATTGTATATTGGGCCTAGAAATTGTGCAAGCCCAATATCAATTGATTGTACTTTAAGCCCATTGCTTGTATATGGTACATTGCCTATATAAAGTAAATATGGCTAACAATTGTGATTAATGAGAAAGATCCCTAGACATTAACAggatgtaacaaaaaaaaagaaatacataatacaagttttttttttctttctttttgacaaaaaaaataaaaccctaCACTTACTTTGATCGGTCTAATATCCTTCCAACCCTATTTTGTAGTGGTGGGCATCAGTTCGGTTCAGTTTGGTTTAGGCCGGTCAGTTTGTAATGGATTGAACGGTTATGTCCATCCCTATTATTTTGTTCCTATTAACTTTGTTTTTTAGGATTCTGAAGTCCAAAAAATTGGGgcctcattttttttctttcaagtcCATGATTTGAAAGTTAAGTAGTGTTTTGGAGATCAAATTTCAGAAATGTTAGTTGGTGTGTTGGTTAAGGTTTCAGTATCTAAAGGTCATGAGTTCAAATCTCATCTATGCAAATGTTTAACAATCTCTATTATTGGTACTTCTTACAAGTTAGAAATTGCTGCTAAATGATTATTAGTtcaaatgattattttttatgttgttgatactatttataatttaaataaatgatttctttgtaaaaaaagattatatttttttattatttgtctcGGACCTCCAAAACCGAATAACAGTGAAACTCATGTAGTACACACTAAGATCTGGGATTTGAACACGGTTGTAAGTGTCAAGCTTAACCTACAACTTGTACCACATACATATTGCTGGTCATAGATGGTCACTCCGATTCCACATAAACCATTTTGATCAGTCTATTATCCTTCTAAAATCGAGAATCTTCAAGCTGGTTAAAGTCGACATTCCTGCAAGAGGTAAGTAAATAACAGACAGATTAATAATAGTATCAACGGATAAATCAGAAGTATAGTATTATACTCCTTCCAAGAGCAAGTTGTCTTTTATTTGTCTAACTACATAATTGTTTGTCTAAGTCTAATTACGCACAATCACCACTAAAATGACTATCAAAAGACATTGTGACATGCATTCAAGAACAAAGAATATCAAACCAATTTCAAATAGTAGTATAATCTAAATTGCAATACTCACCACAAATATCGAGTGATCCTTTCAAGTTGTTGATACTTAAGTCAAGAGATTCGAGACGTGTAAGACCGTTTAGGGAATAAAGAATATTGTTATTCAAACTGTTTGCCCTTAACACAAGATGTTGTAAACTTGCTGGCCATGCAAATCCATGATTCTCTGATAAGAAATTTTAGAACATGTCATTATCTGTATACTATTCACTAGGAATAAGGAACTTAGAGACCATAAATTATCAGATGATGACAACAAACCTCGAGGCCATAAGTTCAAATTGTTCTCAGCCAAGTCAAGGATCTCCAAAGACCTTAATTTTGATatatctaataataatatacaaacaTACATGATTAGACTTACATAATATGCctttcaaaataaacaaaaaggctcaaaattcaattttggcCGTTTTATTTAGTTTCATTCAAAAATTTGGTCAATTTTTAAATCCGTGATTTTAATCCTCCGTGGTTTTAAATAACCGACGTTTTGTCTGCCTATACATTTTGTAGCTTGATTCTATTGATGTGGTTGTTATCCCATATTATAGTCGAGCTAAAATATGCATTAAGACTCTTATTTAAAGTGAGATATTTATGTGACATCTTGGTTGATGACATGAAAATTTCTAAGTAGAATCTTAAACATTAATTTACATTAATCTATATCACAAAAACAACtaaatttgatgtaaaatattgTCTAGGTGAATTCTCACTTGCTAATTCATTTTGGTCATCAAATTAGATGTGAAATAAGCATTCCATTTGTCATATTGTCAAAATTAAGCCTCAAAATATATAGGTGGAGAAAAAGGAaatccttttaaaaattaagagACATAAATCACAGGTGTAGTAATAGAGAGACAAAAATTGTAAATGAGACCATACAGATGGAACAAAATTTCATTTAagctaaaaatataaattagtttgACTGACATACTATGAATAGATCTCTGAGTAATTTCACTCCCTTGTAGATTTAACTTCTTGAGGGAAGAAAGCTCACTGAGAGGAGATGCAATATCAGTGTCATTGAAGTTGTTGTAAGAGATGTCAAGTATCTCTACATTCTTCAACACGGCGCATAATCCTACACgttattaattaagttaatactTAATATACATACTGTGTTATGCATATAGCAATCAACATTCCTCCAATGAAACTATAAGCTGAATGTGAAGAAGATCAATTCATTTGCTACATCTCTATAGCCTACCTTGAATGTGAAGATCCGAGTCTAATCCAATGCCAGGCATATGCAATTCCTTCAAAGATCTGAACCCCCTAAGTGATGGCAGGATTTCATTAGTCAAATTGTTGTAACCTATGTCAAGCACCTCAAGATGCAACAACTTTGATGAAAGTTTCTCCAAAACTATCTGAAAAACTATGGTACAAATATATATGTATTAGTTAGTCCTAGTTAATTACTTTTCTGAAACAGAAAAAACATATTATTGATGATTgcctttaaaaaataaaactatatcAGGTCTCACTTTGGGAAGAAGTCGTATCGAACAAGTTCCCGGACAACGATAGAGACTTGAGAGATGAAAGTCCATCTAAACAAGACAGGATGGTGGTAGCATTAtccaaattattattactacccAAGTTTATGACTTCCAGATTTTTCAACCCTGCATAATATGTAAATCAAAATGATGGTTACAATTTGGTACTATGTCAAAATATATTCAGTTCTACTTTAGAGATGtttgaatttttcaaaaattgcagTGAACTTTGTAAAATAGACATTTTTAATTAACTCCTAAGAgatgttaacatttttcttagtAAATAGTCATTTACTTCTTGTCGACGAGGTGTAAGCTCATAGAGCGTTAACTACCTACTAACTAAATCTTAAAGGAAATTCTTAGAGTTTGGTAtcgggcctaactcatccttacaaaaccggtttgtaaggtgatgattggcCTCACCTATAAAACACACATAtaggtcatctcgcaaccgatgtgagactttttaacacACACACTCATGCTTAGCACTATCGAGCTTGATGCGttgatataaacggtgggtgacccgatagcggaaacctcaTAACAGATGGTCCGACGGATCTTATAGTTGGGTATTGGGCCATCTTgtaaccgatgtgggacttcatAACATAAATTGTAATTAAGTTCTAAGAAATGGTAACTTACTAGCTAATGAATGAATATTTCTATTACAAAGTGGAACCAACATGTAGTTAGTAAATTTCGAAGAataatgatgaaaataaaaaaaattgtatgagaAAATTAACCTTGAGCAACTCTTGTACAATTGGATAATCGAGTAGATGAAAGGTCGAGAATCTTCAAATCTTTGAAGATAAGAAAATCAGAGTAGTTTAGATGCCATGGAGGTCCAATATAGGATTGAAGTGTGATTTTAGCAATTCTTCCAGTGGTGGTGTTGCATTCAACTCCTACCCATTGACAACAATCAGTGTTATCTACCCAAGACGACAGACCATTTCCCAAACGAGAATTAAGACTCATTAGtgtttctctctcttgcttccaacaaCCTTCACAACATATTACTtcaactaaaacaaaaaataacaagaacacactcttcattttcttcttcacttTTTGTAAGATTATTATGGGAATGGCCTTATATTAGCTTTGAAAGATTGAAAAGCTAGCACTCTGTTTgtaaagttaattaattaatttaataataataaattggaGAAAGGATATATAGCATGAATTGACTTAGGGTCATTTGGTCAACTTGTTTGTTTTTCAAATCCCAACTACTCACCGTGTTGAATATTTCTATCCATTGATTGCTAAACCAATCGACACATAATTTCTTTATCTCAATAGCTGTCACAATTTTCCCACTAAACCATTCAATATTGCACATATTAATATTAAAGTAACTTAAAAGTaataactattaaaaaatactagtaacaattgtttattaattaaaaagttaTACATTTAAAGAGATTGTGAGTATAAAATCTCAACTCAACCACTTAAAATAGTGAATTAAAGCAATCCACACGCACAATTGAAACTATGAACAAAATTAATCAATTGTGAAATTTGGAGGgctaaaattacatttaaacattttatttattttgtccgtATCTTAAAACACATCACTAGGTGTGGATCAAACTATCACTAGTAATGATAAAGTGGGCTGCTCAGCTCAATTTAGGCTCGTCCCACTATTAATCCGTTGAAAATGGGATGGGTGAGACAAACCAACTTATTGCTCCCCTCTTTGTTGacgattttttaaaattttattttattcaatatagatatgatttttttatcaaCTTGGGTAAACTCACATTGACTACTTCTTCACCTTAAGgtaaaatttctaaccactaaaatactttaaaaaaattgtgaacaGGCTCGATTTTGGGCCAGGAAAATCAGGCATCCAGTCCAGGGTCTCAAAAGTGGAGCTTATTTATACAATCTCTATTGTTGGTACTCGTTACTTACATACAGGCTAATATAATATCCTTCCAAACCCTATTTGGTTACTATTAGGATTCTAAACACAAAGGCTGCTGTGTTGTGCTGTGCCGCCATTCGTGAATACAATGTCTGGCCAGCAAATTTCCGCAGATAGGTTAAGCAGTTTACCGGACGATATCCTGATTCACATTCTCTCTTTTCTTCCCACCAAACAATCCATTATTGCATCCATTCTTTCTAAAAGATGGATTCATCTATGGCGTTCTGTTCCGGTTCTTAACTTCCTCGACACGAAAGTTAATAATCAACAAGATAATTATCGCTTCAACCAATTTATCAACACCAATTTCCTCTCGCCAGAAGCCTCTGCCGCCTCTGATTCCATCCACACTTTCTTCCTCGGCATTCATTACGATCACTCTAAACTTGACAAACATGATAGGCAAATTAGCCTTACCTATATCAACAATTGGATCAAACA
It contains:
- the LOC123904553 gene encoding uncharacterized protein LOC123904553; the encoded protein is MDRIGNLPNEILIHILSFIPTKQAVSTSILSKRWIHLWRSVPILHFFDTKLKTLADNYSFNEFLYSIILFRESASNHSVNSFFLDIEYNSPKLAFRHGIPNVINWINYVVERKVQFLNLYLDVVVGGGNIQKPPNLPISVFTCETLVVLKLNWLSMEEGFSFNFEGFPLLKVLHLKKMYFDEYEEFILLLAGCPVLEDLLVSDIKFRSLDLVPAFEFDQVFKSSSLNNLTEVYIRDCYFHFWVKALSNSKFLSIGFWKDYHCNDFPVFHNLTHLVLNYNWDRVVEVLRHCPKLQNLNFCQNMQSGSDEHIIENWVDPESVPHCLSLNLTTCTLWGFALTSLQGDFMLARYILKNARVLQTMKISCVREMLPEIENKLSSCHRASATCQLSFYRHLCKEEEEEEMQRPRISSPTDTISTLPDEILCRILSFLTTKQSVATTVLSKRWTHLWHHVPVLHFPNITINTVESNFRFNESVYSVLTSRDTAAASHFIDTFHLDIQYGNSHLAYNLGFPNLTKWINLVVQRKLKYLHFNLHVPLPYNFVGFPYHPKLPVSIFTCRTLVSLNLRWFRVEGFSFSSNGFQFPSLKTLHLRFVKFSEVRDFMLLLTGCPILEDLKASHIYFFCAEDSVTVQEFKRLTLPKLIRADVSQCWCSCYMAKALSTSVSLCIETSWLLCTKDYRVYKVNKLKPPSDDIPIFHNLTHLKLHNNWDLVLQVLHHCPKLQNLQLYQGLYEAMLNEEDDQENWVEPKLVPQCLSSYLRTCTIQHLSGPKFELMLAKYILKNARLLQTMTIWTTRELPEIERKLSPCPKASATCQLSFMDSV
- the LOC123910436 gene encoding elongation of fatty acids protein 3-like: MENPIVKTLQYWLVYHPKILNFTWNPPQTPASSPLFLFLSIATYLSLTLLLLFPLPPFPPHFLKPFTALHNLTLSILSLTMAIGTSLTILTHTPNLHSTICFPIHTPPTGPLFFWAYIFYLSKFLEFIDTLFIILSRSIKRLSFLHVYHHSTVPIMCYLWLNSSQSLFPIALLTNSSVHVIMYSYYFLTAVGIRPPWKRAVTDCQIVQFVFSFAVSGVMLYYHFGSGGGGGCSGMKAWCFNAVFNASLLVLFLDFHLKSYANSKKKRT
- the LOC123910437 gene encoding receptor-like protein 56, translated to MKSVFLLFFVLVEVICCEGCWKQERETLMSLNSRLGNGLSSWVDNTDCCQWVGVECNTTTGRIAKITLQSYIGPPWHLNYSDFLIFKDLKILDLSSTRLSNCTRVAQGLKNLEVINLGSNNNLDNATTILSCLDGLSSLKSLSLSGNLFDTTSSQIFQIVLEKLSSKLLHLEVLDIGYNNLTNEILPSLRGFRSLKELHMPGIGLDSDLHIQGLCAVLKNVEILDISYNNFNDTDIASPLSELSSLKKLNLQGSEITQRSIHNISKLRSLEILDLAENNLNLWPRENHGFAWPASLQHLVLRANSLNNNILYSLNGLTRLESLDLSINNLKGSLDICGMSTLTSLKILDFRRIID